One genomic region from Deltaproteobacteria bacterium encodes:
- a CDS encoding PEGA domain-containing protein has protein sequence MVGLSARAEAQPKETFGIVALDRSLQGEAAALEAYVAAWAEGSQRLVYIDAAAFARGDQVALRKEKGEKALAEYKAGLDAYDAMDYEASLGRLAAAIELFEQADLTVYLDGLLDAYAARALALFYAGRVPEARNQLIDLHTLRPDYAFDSSRLTPDIESHVEDARRSAEMAPPTALEVQVAPVPARVFVDGRYAGVTPLEVPKLSPGNHIVSVFATGYAFAQEKQLAAAGQIARYKLKEAPKGKELLGKLERIRGAFRAGGFPDAGGALAQWAGAEQATIIVLQPSDSGPPKVSLARFGADGHYFAHEDSALKPTAPGAGRSIEALLDKLHATNRPRGPKGEPIKTMKDDKGFISKIPVGVYPGVAGAAGIVGGIAFGLSAKSKEKLAHDTPQIDTAGYEAAMKQARSQALAADIFYVVGAAGVGVATWLFLRDMGGGSSGGGEPAERDAFSMSAAPIPGGGVVVLRGTF, from the coding sequence GTGGTTGGACTGTCGGCGAGAGCGGAGGCTCAGCCGAAAGAGACCTTCGGCATCGTTGCGCTCGATCGCTCCCTGCAAGGGGAAGCCGCCGCACTCGAGGCCTACGTGGCCGCCTGGGCCGAGGGGAGCCAGCGCCTGGTCTACATCGACGCCGCTGCGTTCGCCCGCGGTGATCAGGTGGCCCTGCGGAAGGAGAAGGGCGAGAAGGCCCTGGCCGAGTACAAGGCCGGCCTCGACGCCTACGATGCGATGGACTACGAGGCCTCCCTCGGACGCCTCGCAGCCGCGATCGAGCTCTTCGAGCAGGCGGATCTGACCGTCTACCTCGACGGTCTCCTCGACGCCTACGCCGCGCGGGCGCTCGCGCTCTTCTACGCGGGGAGGGTGCCGGAGGCGCGCAACCAGCTGATCGATCTGCACACGCTCCGGCCGGACTACGCCTTCGACTCCAGCCGCCTGACCCCGGACATCGAGAGCCACGTCGAGGACGCCCGCCGCAGCGCCGAGATGGCCCCGCCCACGGCCCTCGAGGTCCAGGTGGCGCCGGTGCCGGCGCGGGTCTTCGTCGATGGCCGCTACGCGGGCGTCACGCCCCTCGAGGTGCCGAAGCTCTCTCCGGGCAACCACATCGTCTCGGTGTTCGCCACCGGCTACGCCTTCGCCCAGGAGAAGCAGCTGGCGGCGGCGGGGCAGATCGCCCGCTACAAGCTCAAGGAGGCCCCGAAGGGCAAGGAGCTCCTCGGTAAGCTCGAGCGCATCCGGGGCGCCTTCCGGGCCGGCGGGTTCCCCGACGCCGGTGGGGCCCTGGCCCAGTGGGCGGGCGCCGAGCAGGCGACCATCATCGTGCTGCAGCCCTCCGACTCCGGTCCGCCCAAGGTCTCCCTCGCGCGCTTCGGCGCCGACGGCCACTACTTCGCCCACGAGGACTCGGCCCTCAAGCCGACCGCCCCGGGCGCCGGGCGCAGCATCGAGGCCCTCCTCGACAAGCTGCACGCCACCAACCGGCCGCGCGGGCCGAAGGGTGAGCCGATCAAGACGATGAAGGACGACAAGGGCTTCATCTCCAAGATCCCGGTCGGGGTCTATCCGGGCGTGGCGGGCGCCGCCGGCATCGTCGGCGGGATCGCCTTCGGGCTCTCGGCCAAGTCCAAGGAGAAGCTGGCCCACGACACCCCCCAGATCGACACCGCGGGCTACGAGGCTGCCATGAAGCAGGCCCGGAGCCAGGCCCTGGCCGCCGACATCTTCTACGTGGTTGGCGCCGCGGGGGTCGGGGTCGCGACCTGGCTCTTCCTTAGAGACATGGGTGGCGGCTCCTCGGGAGGGGGCGAGCCAGCCGAGAGAGACGCCTTCTCCATGTCCGCCGCGCCGATCCCGGGCGGGGGCGTGGTCGTCTTGCGAGGGACCTTCTGA
- a CDS encoding serine/threonine protein kinase, which translates to MEGPDTVGRYKLLTPLAQGGMAEIFLARQEGPAGFGKTVVVKRVLGHLAQDDEFIHMFLDEARLAAQLSHPNVVQVFDFGEEQGTYFLAMEYLGGEDLSSILRLLRKKRRVMPPQIAAVIASLSCEGLHYAHTLTGETGEPLGIVHRDISPSNILVTYQGSVKVLDFGIAKAAGKIVKTEAGMVKGKFMYMSPEQARGKLVDARSDVFALGALLYEMVTGVRVFQRDNQLAMLLAVTEEEIKPPRQLQPSLPEELEAIILRALERDVDARFPSAQAMREAIDDFLAQRTYAPSHVQLKQFLNHLFGEEHIKEKLAFPKKAAAEFASNPGAPVPSAPAPAPAPAPAAVAAAGPAAEVPAPAPPPPAPQAAPPPAADPGMEDMSTRIAPSSVSEIPAVPAAADEGATRIKDISEIVPPAPVADEGATRIKDISEIRPSALDEDVEPIVEDAFFGDDDDEPVASSSPMGKIIGIGAAVAILAGVGGYFALSGDPTPDDSRDPQPLVRPSDPVKPADPEPVKAPDPTPTDPIAAPDPTPDPDPVVAEPPPPPPEPDPVVEDPPPPPPEPDPVVEDPPPPPEPDPVVVAENDPPKRPKRPKRPRPPKETVTKPAASGATGLLSVNCIPWCRVYVDGTDHGRSPARNIELSVGKHNIKVVNPPSGLERFEAVTIKEGANPPKIIKF; encoded by the coding sequence ATGGAAGGTCCGGACACCGTAGGGCGATACAAGCTGCTGACCCCCCTCGCCCAGGGGGGAATGGCGGAGATCTTCCTTGCCAGGCAGGAAGGACCCGCTGGCTTCGGGAAGACCGTCGTGGTGAAGCGGGTGCTAGGTCACCTGGCCCAGGACGACGAGTTCATCCACATGTTCCTGGACGAGGCGCGCCTCGCGGCGCAGCTCTCTCATCCGAACGTCGTGCAGGTCTTCGACTTCGGTGAGGAGCAGGGGACCTACTTCCTGGCGATGGAGTACCTGGGGGGAGAGGACCTCTCCTCCATCCTCCGCCTGCTGCGGAAGAAGCGCCGCGTCATGCCGCCCCAGATCGCTGCGGTGATCGCGTCGCTCTCCTGCGAGGGCCTGCACTACGCCCACACCCTCACCGGTGAGACCGGAGAGCCCCTGGGGATCGTCCACCGGGACATCTCTCCCTCGAACATCCTGGTCACCTACCAGGGCTCGGTGAAGGTGCTCGATTTCGGCATCGCCAAGGCCGCCGGCAAGATCGTGAAGACCGAGGCGGGCATGGTGAAGGGCAAGTTCATGTACATGTCCCCGGAGCAGGCCCGGGGAAAGCTGGTGGACGCCCGCTCCGACGTCTTCGCCCTCGGGGCGCTGCTCTACGAGATGGTCACCGGCGTGCGGGTCTTCCAGCGCGACAACCAGCTCGCGATGCTCCTCGCCGTCACCGAGGAGGAGATCAAGCCTCCGCGGCAGCTGCAGCCGAGCCTCCCCGAGGAGCTCGAGGCGATCATCCTGCGCGCGCTCGAGCGCGACGTCGACGCCCGCTTCCCCTCGGCCCAGGCGATGCGGGAGGCGATCGACGACTTCCTGGCGCAGCGGACCTACGCGCCCTCGCACGTCCAGCTCAAGCAGTTCCTCAACCACCTCTTCGGTGAGGAACACATCAAGGAGAAGCTCGCCTTCCCGAAGAAGGCGGCCGCCGAGTTCGCCAGCAACCCCGGGGCGCCCGTGCCCTCGGCGCCTGCGCCCGCGCCCGCGCCCGCCCCTGCGGCGGTCGCCGCGGCCGGCCCGGCGGCCGAGGTCCCCGCGCCCGCCCCGCCGCCGCCCGCCCCGCAGGCGGCGCCTCCGCCCGCGGCCGATCCCGGGATGGAGGACATGTCCACCCGGATCGCGCCCTCCTCGGTCTCCGAGATCCCCGCGGTGCCCGCGGCCGCCGACGAGGGGGCGACCCGCATCAAGGACATCTCGGAGATCGTCCCTCCGGCGCCGGTCGCCGACGAGGGGGCGACCCGGATCAAGGACATCTCCGAGATCCGTCCCTCGGCCCTCGACGAGGACGTGGAGCCGATCGTCGAGGATGCGTTCTTCGGCGACGACGACGACGAGCCGGTGGCGAGCTCCTCCCCCATGGGGAAGATCATCGGCATCGGGGCAGCGGTGGCGATCCTCGCCGGGGTCGGCGGCTACTTCGCGCTCTCCGGGGACCCGACGCCGGACGATTCCCGTGATCCCCAGCCCCTGGTGCGACCCTCGGACCCGGTGAAGCCGGCCGATCCCGAGCCCGTGAAGGCACCGGATCCCACCCCCACCGATCCGATCGCGGCCCCCGATCCCACCCCCGACCCCGATCCGGTGGTCGCCGAGCCGCCGCCCCCGCCGCCCGAGCCCGATCCGGTGGTCGAGGATCCCCCGCCGCCGCCCCCCGAGCCCGATCCGGTGGTCGAGGACCCCCCGCCGCCGCCCGAGCCCGATCCGGTGGTGGTGGCCGAGAACGATCCCCCGAAGCGGCCGAAGCGCCCCAAGCGGCCGAGGCCGCCCAAGGAGACCGTCACCAAGCCAGCCGCCTCCGGCGCCACCGGCCTGCTCAGCGTGAACTGCATCCCCTGGTGCCGGGTCTACGTGGACGGCACGGACCATGGCCGCAGCCCCGCCCGCAACATCGAGCTCTCGGTCGGAAAGCACAACATCAAGGTCGTGAACCCCCCGAGCGGGCTGGAGCGCTTCGAGGCGGTGACGATCAAGGAGGGCGCCAACCCTCCGAAGATCATCAAGTTCTGA
- a CDS encoding radical SAM protein produces the protein MKDLPPQNSRPERIHLHVGPLCNNDCVFCVEDDRELRFVVNAAMTESRTRELLEAHQGTPEVYFTSGEPTLLEELPALGQQARELGYGRIGLMTNGRRLGSPGYARDLLDAGFNAFLVGLHGPDAELHDRLVGREGAFDQTVAGLRALLAGADDETRICTSTVVVRPNVDRLGELYGLLAGMGVSAVRLDGLAARGRVLLAMDELFPSYEQLQGQIRAILAEGLAPGTELELANLPPCITVEFEPHHVRKLAEYTSFEVEDGSPSPLARSVGKTSADGRFRILEAGRIDAQGRVKGEPCGGCRYEPTCQGVYESYAARHGWGEFVPVPPASDLH, from the coding sequence ATGAAGGATCTCCCCCCCCAGAACTCCCGCCCGGAGCGGATCCACCTCCACGTGGGCCCCCTGTGCAACAACGACTGCGTCTTCTGCGTGGAGGACGATCGGGAGCTCCGCTTCGTGGTCAACGCCGCCATGACCGAGTCCCGCACCCGGGAGCTCCTCGAGGCCCATCAGGGGACGCCCGAGGTCTACTTCACCTCCGGCGAGCCCACGCTCCTCGAGGAGCTGCCCGCCCTGGGGCAGCAGGCCCGCGAGCTCGGCTACGGGCGGATCGGGCTGATGACCAACGGCCGGCGGCTGGGGTCGCCGGGCTACGCCCGGGACCTCCTGGACGCCGGCTTCAACGCCTTCCTGGTGGGGCTCCATGGCCCCGACGCCGAGCTGCACGATCGCCTGGTCGGCCGGGAGGGGGCCTTCGACCAGACCGTGGCGGGGCTCCGGGCGCTGCTGGCCGGCGCCGACGACGAGACCCGGATCTGCACCAGCACCGTGGTGGTCCGCCCCAACGTCGATCGCCTGGGCGAGCTCTATGGCCTCCTGGCCGGGATGGGGGTCTCCGCCGTCCGCCTCGACGGCCTGGCCGCGCGGGGGCGGGTGCTGCTGGCGATGGACGAGCTCTTTCCCTCCTACGAGCAGCTCCAGGGGCAGATCCGGGCGATCCTGGCCGAGGGGCTCGCGCCGGGCACGGAGCTCGAGCTGGCCAATCTGCCCCCCTGCATCACCGTCGAGTTCGAGCCGCACCACGTCCGGAAGCTGGCCGAGTACACCTCCTTCGAGGTCGAGGACGGCTCCCCCTCGCCCCTGGCCCGGAGCGTCGGGAAGACCTCGGCCGACGGCCGCTTCCGGATCCTGGAGGCCGGCCGGATCGACGCCCAGGGGCGGGTCAAGGGTGAGCCCTGCGGGGGCTGCCGCTACGAGCCCACCTGCCAGGGCGTGTACGAATCCTACGCTGCCCGCCATGGCTGGGGCGAGTTCGTCCCGGTGCCTCCGGCGAGCGACCTGCACTGA